The genomic window TAGACGATCGCGTTCTCCGTCTCCAAGGCGCAGGTCTCGTTCGAAATCACGGAGCAGAAGTCGATCACCACCAAGGCGACGGAGATACAGCCGATCTAGTTCGAGTTCATCGCGATGATAAGGACATTGCTTTGTTTAAGGAGAGAAACAGTgcagaaatacttttaaataccACTAGCTGCATTACTGGGGTGAAATTCTTTTAACACCTCGAGGTTTCTTCAACGAAAGGACGTTTTTGCAAAGACATTTCTATTATAATTTTCCTTTCGTCTCGTATTTTAAAACGGTACATTTTTCTTCCAGACAGTCGAACAATGCCAACATGGCATTTCAATTTGTCTCTCAGAATTTGGAATAGAGTCAAGTTTGTTGTTAGTTTCTTTCATAACGTTCAAGTATAAGACCCAGGTCTTTGCTATTTTGCTGAAATAAAGAGTCGATCATGATCTGGATGTACTTTGATTAGATTATGAGGTGTCCATGTGATTCATGGTTGACTCAACAGTTTTTTAGTGGCTCCAATATTGTGCGATTGGTTCTTCTGTACAGCATTACTAGAGAATTAGATATTTTTCAAAGGGGCACTCTTTCGAATGTTCCCTTCCTCTGACGAGTTTTGTTTGcttctgtttggttttttgtttgggttttcttttttgttaccAATGGTTATATCAGAAAGAGAGCTCGATAGAATTTCGTAGATTAACTGCGTACGCTTTGCATGAAATCAAGGATGCCTTTGGACTTATTGGCTTGATATGTacgattttgtttgttaattgcGTCCATGGAGAATAAGATGGGTAATCCTTGTTATTTATCATGGTGCATCCTTTGTGTGAGGCTGGCGCAAAATAAGAACATTGTATCACGATGACCCTCTCTTGTGCGTCTCGGGTGAACCTTTGAATGTAGAAAGGAGTtgacactattgttttctgtttcatcaaCATGCACCAACAGTTTCAAccatttgtttgcttgtttacCTTTAGCTTTACCTTCCAAAAGCAGAAAACGACGGAGAACTCCGGGACTTTCTCGAATGCTTACAACAGTTGTTTTCATTAgttacttttaaaaagaattaagatATTCAAGAAGACACAATAACATTCATTGTTACGGTGCAAAGCAAGCACTGCAAAGAGAGTTGAATTGCGTGAACAAACCATTTGGTGACCGAGGTAACATCTAAGGATTAGTTTCGAGCCAGGACAAAAAGCGAATCCAGACAGATGAGCTATAAAATCCCTGCAGTCTGTATTCAGTCATCTGCGCCTAATTCTGGTTTGCCTTACTGGTCAAAATGCTGTTAAAACTTACATCGCGTGACAGTGATTTCGGTCACGAAATTTGCTCGGATTACCTTATTAACTTTGCATCTGGTTGAGTTCTGCTCAAaggtttttttcatctttttattcacttattactcgggctttccaaaggaaacacCCGCGTTGaaattctgtttttttccctCGTTTATTTATTAAAGGTAGTGGAACTTACAGTATCTGACAGAGAAATCTGGGAACTAGAGTAACTACGCCTGGATAATTTTGCTTTATGATTGTACTTCGATTAATCATGGCGTTGAAAACGATCACTGTGTTTTGTGGTTCCAGCTCAGGAAGTGACCCAAGATTCGAGGAGAGCGCGAGAGGTACTTTTCTTCTGTGGAAATTCGAATAATTTTTGTCTATGGTTAGACTTGTGATCAAATGCGCACACTACCAAATAAGTTGGAACGTGCAATGTTATGAAAACCAAGAAATGGCTGCAATTGTCAGagattaattcaaataaatatctGCAAATTTTATGAAGAATAGCCTAATCCTCTGACCGTTTCAGCTTGCTTACTTAAACTCCTCACTTGCATTTCTGAGGATAAGAAGAAAATCAAGGTAACATTTTCTGCACAGCCTCATCCTGTTGTAAAACAAAGCTGTACGTACTGTTCAGACTGTCCCAAAGAGAATTGTATGCGTATTGCATACAGTATGAGTATGTGCAGAAATTTTAGCCAAATCaattgttgttgatttttaactttcatttgaatttcTCACGTGGTTTTGATATCTGCAGCTCTTGGTCTTTGCTTAGCGAAGAATAAGATCAATCTCATTTATGGTGGCGGTTCTGTTGGGCTTATGGGTACTGTGGCTAAAACTGTTGCTGAAGGTGGATGTGAAGTTACTGGATTTCTTCCTGAGTTCTTTGTTCAAAGAAGTAAGCCACCATGGATATGTTTACCAACCAAAATGAACCTTAGTACCCCAATGTGTAAAGTTAGGACAGTGTAATACTGTCAAATAAAATGGCATTCTAATTAACCATTGTGTTGTTGAGTTTTATGTATATATTGAGGCTGATGAGTATCATATTTGAATGCTGACACTGGAGGCAATTACAATTACCAGGAGTATCTTTAACTTACAGACTTTGCTGAGATTAGccttaaaaattattcttgGTCAAGCATTACATAGAGCCATTTGGGATAATTTTCAACTGCAGATCCTAAAGATTTAGAAGGCATCGGCAAGACAGTACTTGTTCAAGATATGCATACAAGGAAGAGAGAGATGTTAGAGCAGGTACCAACAATGATATAATTATGATAACTTTCAATGAACTAAAAGCATGGTGGCCCTATGGTAAGTGCTCTGGAGACACAATAAATTCATTATGGTGTGTTCAGAAGTAAACACACCACAAATATTAGGGATAACCTCTCATACAGCACCTTCTCAGTCCAAGGGAAGACTCTATTGGGTGTGCcggccacttttttttttggagcatCACAATAACcctggatgaatttaatttcttacatTATTAACTATCCTAAATCAGAAATTTGTGTATTTTCAGGCTGATGCCTTGATAGCTTTACCTGGGGGCTTTGGAACATTTGAGGAATTACTGGAAATGATCACATGGTAACAAACTAATGTTAAGACTTAAATTAGATTATCTACTGCTTAAGAAGACAGTTAACAAATATATAATCTTCTTGTTGTTTCTCCTCTgaatcatttttcaaaaatgatgcCAACTTTTGTTGAAAGCATTCTTTAAtctgtttattttaattatttttttctcttattccttTGTCAGGTATCAACTTGGACTTCATGATAAACCAATAGGATTGTTAAATGTGGCCAATTACTGGGGAAGTTTTTTGGAATGGGTATGTTGAAGAGTCTTCTCTCACACTGATATACAAAAATCTTATTTAGAACTTACTTCTGATATCAGTGgtcaattttgtttaatttgctCAAACACTCTTCACTGTTTCATCAGCAAGTTAGAAATTgtcagaagaaaataaaataaaagtacttCTTCACTTTTGTTGCTCCTTTCCCCACTTAACCATAGAGACAAAATCCTTTAAAAGCTCctataaacaattttttctaattttatttctcaCCATCTTCATTACAATTGTTATCAGTGTAGTTATGTACCTACACAactatttgtgttttttccttaactttAGATTCAGAATGCAGTCAGGACAGGTTTTGTGTATGGTGAGAACAAAGACATTCTCTTAGTTGCTGAAGATTGTGATACACTTTTGACTAAGCTGCAAGAGCGTGCTTCCAgtgaagaaaaaactttcaaaaaattaCCTGCTAAATAAGTTTGTATGTTATTACCTATTGAATAAATATTTGTCATTGTGActggttttccttttttttactttcaaaaatgaaatgtaaatcaTAGATTGGTAATTGAACCAGGCTGAAAAAGTTGTCAAACATCCTTCCTCCCACATCCCCCTCAAATTGCACCCCTCACCACACCAACCAAACCTTCGTTTAGACCTTTTTCGTTAGGATACTTGATGTCAGTTACACAAcgaagaaaaagtaaataacaacATGGCGGCGCGAAAGGTTAGAAAAAGAAGTAGCAACGGTCTTGATAACGCCGCTAAAACTGAAGAAGACCTCTCGGGTAAAGCTAAAGGAAACGGCGAAGAAAGCTTGTACTTTAAAAAAGGTTATAAGAATATTTCAAACGTCACACCAAACAAAAGAGCTAAACTTACAATCCACAAGAATCACATTATGAATCAACTTGGTAGGTTGTTTTACATCAGACCTTGTGAAGAATTGGCCCAAAAACTCTTAGGGAAATTGCTTTATCGCATCCTTGATAATGGAGAAGTGTTATGCGGAAGAATAGTCGAAACAGAGGCTTACTTGGGTGTGGTTGATAAAGCTTGCCATGCTTATGGTGGTAAAAAAACTGAACGGTGTGAACCACTGTACATGGCTCCAGGAACAGCGtatgtttattttatatatGGAATATATCATTGTTTGAACATCTCCAGTCAAGAGCCTGGTGCTTGTGTGTTAATCAGAGCTTTGGAGCCGCTCCAAGGTGGGTGAACAAAGCAACCCTCTTTCCACAACAACACTATTTGTCACGCGATCGATAGTCTCGCTAATTGAGAAAGCTTTTATATCGTTTTCAGTTTCCTGGAATGCAACATGCAATCTTCAAAAGCAGGGAAATTGTAATGTAATGGAAAGTGCACATGTTCCAAAAGAAGTTGAAATGAGTATACATACGAAATTGTAATGGAAGGCGAAATTGTTTACGAAATTACTACATCTCCTTATCCACTGGCCGAGTCTCCCATCTGCAGATCAACATTTCTACAGACATCATGTCTGCAAAGTTGCTGGTCCATTTCTcacgcaagaaaaaaaatggttactTAAGTTTTAATAGTTTTAGTAAGGGTGAGAGACTCGAAGGTGAAAAGTGTAAGAAAGGCTTAAAACAGTAATATTCTGCTAATGATATGCatatgttatttctttttaggaTTAAGTTCTATGAAATCATTCAGAGGGGTACGACGAAAGGATGGAGGTAGCAAGCTGAAAGACTTTGAACTGGGCAACGGACCTTCCAAGCTCTGTCAAGCATTTTGTATTGAGAAGGCTAATCTCAATAAAGAAGACATGGCATTTTCCGAAAAATTCTGGCTTGAGGATGACAAAAATTCTCATGGAAGTCAACTTACAATAGTGAAATCAACAAGAATAGGCTTAAATTCCTGTGGACCTGAGTGGGCTCTGAAACCACTCAGGTTCTACATATTAGGAAATAAGTGTGTAAGTGTTAGGGACAAGAAAGCTGAATCCAAAATCCTCCCTTGAATGTActaaagaaaagttttattgcattttatcttttcCCAATTTGCTGTTGATTGAGGTGCTGGGCTCAGTTTTAATACCAAACTTTTTCCACAGCTGAACCTAATGCCTTGAATTCACTCTTGGAGTGAAAGAGCTCAGCAGTTTCTGGGATGAAGAATATCTGTCGAGATTGCATTATGCACAAAGGAGTGACATAAAGAGTAAACATAGACTTAGGTGTAGTAGGTATACTAGGCTCATATGAAATAACTTAAtgagtggaaaaaaaagaaaatcaaaaattgttcTGAGCTGACTAGTGTATGCTAAATTATCCCTAATCTTCTTCTCTATatctaaaaataattgattaaaaatggACTCAGAAAGCCAGATTTAATTTATCGGGACTGTAACCATATAGTCATTTATCATTGGTCTCCTTCAAATGAATACTGtgattatttttcaataaaatttacaagtCTGCCATTATCAAAAACTATTTGATGgagcatttaaaaaaaaattttgaaaaaatcccCTATTTTGGAAACTGAGGGTTGATTGATGCAGTTTGGAATTAAGATAACTAAGAGAAACTAGAAGAGAAAATACACATTTTCAGTATAAATAAGATACTCTTGGGCATGGACTGAAAGGGGTACGCAATTGAATTGTAATATTGACTTTGCCTTCACTCATAGCACTCTGGATTTCAtaattaaagataataaaacTTTAGGattttcatttgataaaattgTATGTTGTATTTCTATTACGCATCtcagagaaaattaaaaatttcctcACTTGCTCCAATAAAAACTAAATGTactattaattttaaaatagttaGCAAGTTATTGTGTATTTGTGGACACAATGTTGACTGAAATGTGAATTactaaaaactgttttgaagCTAATCAAAGTAGATAAGCACTCCAGTGGGTGGTTCtggtttttgttcctctttcttATCAGATGCTAGTCCCTGTCTTTCATCTTTATTGTGAACAACAAGCTTCATCTTTCCCTAacaacacaaaataaaactaGTAAGCAAGGTTTTAAGATGTCAAACCAGCCTGTTGGCTCATTCTGCTGCACCTCATCCCAGTTCATGAGACAGGAGGCAAAATGGAGCTCTGCTAAAGGAATTGTGTCACAAGGGCTATATATTGCTCAACATTCTATCAAGTTTCCCTGAAAATCCCTGACAGTTTCCACAGCTCTTTCATTCCCTTGAAAATCACCCTGACTAGGATTTCAAACTGAATCCTTCAAGTGGTATTCAACCCCTTAACCCTCAAGATACAATGAGTAATTCTCCCTCTTCACTCCCtcaaatttccttgtaagttaCACATGAGAATATGATGCTATATCAAGATAACACCATCTTGCTGATGAGTTTGTCTTTTCCTCGTAACCTGTTTAAAAGATAACATATTGGAATTGCAAGGAGAGGTTGcgttttaatcacttctggtaCTTGCAGGATTAGCAGGCCACTCTTAGCCTTAGACATACACCAGCCCTGTACGCTTACATGTTATGGCCCAAATTTGCAATGGCTTAGTTACCAAAGACCCAAACTgttcaaacacaaaattgctGTAAATCAACAATGTGTCATTATCTGTTTTAACAATTCACTTCCAACTGTCAACATAACTTACCTGATATTTTCCCCACATTGCAAAGATGTTACTCAGCTTCTCCCCGGGATCCAAGCATCTGTGAACTATAAAAAGGAACAGAAAGGCCATTAGGGCAAAAATGGCAGTACCAGGTACCTTGTTTAAATGTGATGACAACTCTGATCTCTAATTTACATACAATTGTAAACAAGCAAACTAACAAGACAGAATAACCAAATAAACTGAATGTTTGACatgaatgaaatattcaaatcaaCCCAATGGAGGGACTGGCTTTTGGTGCAAGTATGTTGCCAAATATAGTTTGTTGGAACAAAATGATGTTACGGTGTATTATTGCTAACAAAACATGATCATAACTATTAGTTGAGTCTCACCAGAACCATCAACTGATTCCTCCCACATTTCCAACACTGAAGCATCAATCTGCCCTCCAACAAAACTTCTGTGCCTTGTGTATTGCCTgcacaaaagtaaaacaaaatcttGATCTTACTAGTAAACTGATCATTAGTAGAGATAACATCAAGATAACACCATCTAACTGATAAGTTCATCAGTTTCCATCAACTTTCAGTTTTGTGTTTTGCTGAGAAATAATAATATTGTCAGGATTTTATATACATGGTGTTTTATCCCTACTTGGAGCCTTTAATCAACCAGGCTATGGTTTGTCTTTAAGTTCTAGAATACAATGTCCAGATTTCTCTTCAGTGGTACAGGTATTCAAAAAAGACATTTCCATTATCTACAATTTGCTTCAAAGAAGGACAAGTTACTTACCGCATAACATCAGAAATTAGGAAACCTGGTTCTACCTTGCAGGTCTGAAAATCAACAAACATTATCAACATCATTATCATAACAATAGTTGTTTGTTACTAAATGTGACATGATCTTTGAGCATCTCAAAAACTGAACCGTTCTTTTACTACTTTTTCTTGTTACCTTAAATGTCTTGT from Pocillopora verrucosa isolate sample1 chromosome 8, ASM3666991v2, whole genome shotgun sequence includes these protein-coding regions:
- the LOC131787982 gene encoding uncharacterized protein, encoding MIVLRLIMALKTITVFCGSSSGSDPRFEESARALGLCLAKNKINLIYGGGSVGLMGTVAKTVAEGGCEVTGFLPEFFVQRNPKDLEGIGKTVLVQDMHTRKREMLEQADALIALPGGFGTFEELLEMITWYQLGLHDKPIGLLNVANYWGSFLEWIQNAVRTGFVYGENKDILLVAEDCDTLLTKLQERASSEEKTFKKLPAK
- the LOC131787920 gene encoding uncharacterized protein, producing MAARKVRKRSSNGLDNAAKTEEDLSGKAKGNGEESLYFKKGYKNISNVTPNKRAKLTIHKNHIMNQLGRLFYIRPCEELAQKLLGKLLYRILDNGEVLCGRIVETEAYLGVVDKACHAYGGKKTERCEPLYMAPGTAYVYFIYGIYHCLNISSQEPGACVLIRALEPLQGLSSMKSFRGVRRKDGGSKLKDFELGNGPSKLCQAFCIEKANLNKEDMAFSEKFWLEDDKNSHGSQLTIVKSTRIGLNSCGPEWALKPLRFYILGNKCVSVRDKKAESKILP